One window of the Marinilactibacillus sp. Marseille-P9653 genome contains the following:
- a CDS encoding beta-ketoacyl-ACP synthase III, producing MSNQAKVKICSVGKYIPEKILTNEDLTEWLDTSDEWISSRTGIKQRHISTTENTSDLGTKAAENALANSGVDVSEIGLIIVATMSPDSQSPSVACKIQANIQATNAIAFDLNAACSGFVYASSVAEKMLSVGSYRYALVIGAEVMSKVVNWSDRSTAVLFGDGAGAMLLERNEHTQSFINEDIHADGSRGSALTSGESSVQNPLTPEKETDAHLKMSGRDIFDFVVRSVPKSISDVVENSQLQLEDVDYFLLHQANARLIKAVSKKLKQPLEKFPQNIQHYGNTSAASIPILLEELIENGDIQLGNNQTIVLTGFGGGLAWGSLLIKL from the coding sequence GTGAGTAATCAAGCGAAAGTTAAAATTTGTTCAGTTGGAAAATATATTCCTGAAAAGATTCTTACAAATGAGGATCTGACAGAGTGGTTGGATACTTCTGACGAATGGATTAGTTCACGTACAGGTATAAAGCAAAGACATATTAGCACAACTGAGAATACCTCTGATCTAGGCACAAAAGCAGCTGAGAATGCATTAGCTAATAGTGGTGTAGACGTAAGTGAAATTGGATTGATTATTGTCGCAACAATGTCACCTGATTCACAGTCACCGTCAGTAGCGTGCAAGATACAAGCAAACATTCAGGCTACAAATGCAATAGCATTTGACTTGAACGCTGCTTGTTCTGGATTTGTGTATGCCAGTTCGGTTGCTGAGAAAATGTTATCGGTTGGTTCTTATCGTTACGCGCTAGTTATTGGTGCAGAAGTGATGTCTAAAGTAGTGAATTGGTCGGATCGTTCTACCGCAGTACTTTTCGGAGATGGAGCAGGAGCTATGTTACTTGAAAGAAACGAACATACTCAAAGCTTTATCAATGAAGACATTCATGCTGACGGATCTAGGGGAAGCGCGCTTACTTCTGGAGAAAGTTCGGTTCAGAATCCGCTGACTCCTGAAAAAGAAACGGATGCTCACCTGAAAATGAGCGGACGTGACATTTTCGATTTTGTTGTCAGATCTGTTCCAAAGAGTATTAGCGATGTAGTTGAAAATAGTCAACTTCAACTTGAAGACGTCGATTACTTTTTATTACATCAGGCGAACGCTCGATTGATCAAAGCAGTGTCTAAGAAATTAAAACAGCCATTAGAGAAGTTTCCTCAAAATATCCAGCACTATGGAAATACATCGGCGGCTAGTATACCGATATTATTGGAAGAATTAATAGAAAATGGAGACATCCAGCTCGGAAATAATCAAACTATCGTGCTGACCGGCTTTGGTGGCGGGTTAGCATGGGGATCACTGTTAATCAAACTATAA